A window from Thiomonas sp. FB-Cd encodes these proteins:
- a CDS encoding DUF488 domain-containing protein has translation MANNLGIKRVYEAPHPSDGFRVLVDRLWPRGLSREKARIDAWIKELAPSDALRRWFAHDPAKWAEFERRYAGELHTHAEAVQSFKAELAKQTHATLLYAAHDEAHNNALALLRFLRCRNGAS, from the coding sequence ATGGCGAATAACCTCGGCATCAAACGGGTCTACGAAGCGCCTCACCCGTCCGACGGATTCCGCGTGCTCGTTGACAGGCTCTGGCCGCGGGGGTTGAGCCGGGAGAAGGCGCGCATCGATGCGTGGATCAAAGAGCTGGCACCGAGCGACGCGCTGCGCCGCTGGTTTGCCCATGACCCGGCGAAATGGGCTGAATTCGAGCGACGCTATGCCGGGGAACTGCACACTCATGCGGAGGCCGTCCAAAGTTTCAAGGCCGAGCTGGCCAAGCAGACGCATGCAACCTTGCTTTACGCAGCACATGATGAAGCGCACAACAATGCGCTGGCGCTGCTGAGGTTTTTACGCTGCAGGAACGGGGCGTCATGA
- a CDS encoding Crp/Fnr family transcriptional regulator has product MGADQQANQNSQLFPISIAAMERTSLWDGAGVDATSAVFAAGHIAGRFHAVAAGEFLYERGSPMRHLYVLMSGAVQVSLSERCLNGGKRERIIDLARAGALIGFADFAAGTHRADATAIGDCVVCLITPRAWDRVAAGSFDVPPLAELAASELKRALRHAMRLRLSAMSRLADFLLELGQQNGLNTQGSQSVLLPSGKNLANYLGLRPETLSRIFHKMESLDCFRRVDRRVLGAVDWSLLRKIRATTCRRHV; this is encoded by the coding sequence ATGGGTGCCGACCAACAGGCAAACCAGAATTCGCAGCTCTTTCCCATATCCATCGCCGCTATGGAGCGGACGTCGCTATGGGACGGCGCAGGCGTCGACGCCACGAGCGCAGTGTTCGCAGCCGGTCATATCGCCGGCAGATTTCATGCAGTCGCGGCAGGCGAGTTCTTGTATGAGCGTGGCTCCCCGATGCGCCACCTTTATGTGTTGATGAGTGGCGCCGTGCAGGTGTCGCTCAGCGAAAGATGCTTAAACGGGGGTAAGCGTGAGCGAATAATTGATCTCGCGCGTGCAGGCGCTCTGATCGGCTTCGCGGACTTTGCGGCCGGCACACATCGTGCGGACGCAACGGCGATTGGTGACTGCGTCGTGTGCCTGATCACACCGCGAGCGTGGGATCGAGTAGCAGCGGGCAGCTTTGACGTTCCGCCCTTGGCCGAACTCGCTGCTTCTGAATTGAAGCGCGCTTTGCGCCACGCGATGCGCTTGCGCCTCAGCGCGATGTCGCGCCTCGCAGACTTCCTTTTGGAGTTGGGCCAACAAAATGGACTGAACACACAGGGCAGTCAATCCGTGCTACTTCCCAGCGGGAAAAATCTGGCCAACTACCTCGGCCTGCGCCCAGAAACGCTGAGTCGAATTTTTCACAAAATGGAATCGCTGGATTGTTTCCGCCGTGTCGACCGTCGCGTTTTGGGCGCCGTCGATTGGTCACTTCTGAGGAAAATCCGCGCGACAACTTGCCGCAGACACGTGTGA
- a CDS encoding thioredoxin fold domain-containing protein produces the protein MRCRHWRYLLGIAPLATAQQTQNSAATKALADIGKATVITEGKGPHVLYIFFDANCPYCHELYTALGPEAGKDGLEFRWVAVAVLTPTSVTKEAAILQAPNRLAAFRENEHTYGKSPNGKGSCIAPAAEVSPKTSAILNANNALRETTKSPGGGHAALP, from the coding sequence ATGCGTTGTCGCCATTGGCGCTACCTCCTTGGCATTGCCCCGCTGGCCACTGCGCAACAAACGCAGAACTCCGCAGCCACAAAGGCACTCGCCGATATAGGAAAGGCTACGGTTATCACTGAAGGCAAGGGGCCGCATGTGCTCTACATCTTTTTCGATGCCAACTGCCCCTATTGCCACGAGTTGTACACCGCTCTGGGCCCCGAGGCTGGCAAGGATGGTTTGGAATTCCGCTGGGTGGCGGTGGCCGTGCTCACCCCCACCAGCGTGACCAAAGAGGCTGCCATTCTGCAGGCACCGAACCGCCTTGCCGCGTTCCGCGAGAATGAGCACACTTATGGTAAAAGTCCGAATGGAAAAGGCAGCTGCATCGCCCCGGCGGCCGAGGTGTCGCCCAAGACCAGCGCCATTCTCAATGCGAACAACGCTTTGCGCGAAACTACCAAGTCTCCGGGGGGGGGCCACGCGGCTCTACCGTGA
- a CDS encoding DNA-3-methyladenine glycosylase has translation MRFALVPLAPFRLDLTVWALRRHPRNRIDAWDGSRYVRVLIFDSTVLRLEVMQHGGIDAPTLAVNVEGRAGCTAAAREWVIATLRRTLGMDVDLGDFYRFTATKPALAALAARYRGMKPPRFPSLFEALANAIACQQVSLASGIVLLGRLARELALTSDIMLGAPPFPTPTVVLAAGADALHASGWSRRKASYLLGAAEAIEDGTLDEGELNRAGDELAQRLLSRLRGIKRWSAQYIALRGLSRLAVFPVDDIAAHKHLALWLALPAKLDAESTQDLVADWKPYAGMVYFHILLKRLEAAGELEPQGRGGDQGAKMTPMPITVQKSDVP, from the coding sequence ATGAGGTTCGCGCTTGTGCCGCTTGCCCCGTTTCGGCTCGATTTGACAGTATGGGCTTTGCGACGGCATCCGCGAAATCGCATCGACGCATGGGACGGCTCGCGTTATGTTCGAGTCCTGATCTTCGACTCAACGGTATTGCGCCTTGAGGTCATGCAGCATGGTGGGATTGATGCGCCGACCCTCGCCGTCAACGTCGAGGGCCGTGCCGGTTGCACGGCTGCGGCGCGCGAGTGGGTGATTGCCACGTTGCGCCGCACGCTAGGAATGGACGTGGATCTAGGCGATTTTTACCGCTTTACCGCGACCAAACCAGCGTTGGCGGCACTGGCGGCGCGCTATCGTGGCATGAAGCCACCGCGCTTTCCCAGCTTGTTCGAGGCGCTTGCCAATGCCATCGCATGTCAGCAGGTGAGTCTGGCCAGTGGGATTGTGTTGCTCGGCAGACTGGCCCGAGAGCTTGCGCTGACGAGCGACATCATGCTTGGGGCGCCCCCGTTTCCCACGCCTACCGTGGTCTTAGCGGCTGGCGCCGACGCATTGCACGCAAGCGGTTGGAGTCGACGGAAAGCGAGCTATCTGCTCGGCGCTGCGGAGGCGATCGAGGATGGCACACTGGATGAGGGAGAACTCAACCGAGCAGGTGATGAGCTGGCTCAACGCCTGCTCTCGCGCCTGCGGGGTATCAAGCGCTGGAGCGCGCAATACATCGCATTGAGAGGGCTTTCGCGTTTGGCAGTTTTTCCGGTCGATGACATTGCCGCGCACAAGCACTTAGCGCTGTGGCTGGCGCTTCCCGCCAAACTCGACGCGGAGTCTACCCAGGACCTAGTGGCGGACTGGAAGCCGTATGCGGGGATGGTGTATTTTCACATTCTTCTCAAAAGACTTGAAGCCGCTGGCGAGTTGGAGCCGCAAGGTCGAGGTGGCGATCAGGGCGCAAAAATGACTCCGATGCCCATTACGGTTCAAAAGTCCGACGTCCCATGA
- a CDS encoding carboxymuconolactone decarboxylase family protein, with product MRQDLAPDQLGAFQQFSNQAFAKGTLDVRTKQLIAVAVAHVTQCPYCIRSHTKAARKAGASREQIMEAIWVAAEMRAGAAYAHSLLALDTMRQEDGKES from the coding sequence ATGCGCCAAGACCTTGCACCGGATCAGCTTGGCGCCTTTCAGCAATTTAGCAACCAGGCCTTCGCCAAGGGCACGTTAGACGTGCGAACTAAACAGCTGATTGCCGTGGCAGTCGCGCATGTGACGCAATGCCCCTATTGCATCCGCAGCCACACCAAAGCTGCACGCAAGGCTGGCGCGAGCCGAGAGCAAATCATGGAAGCGATTTGGGTCGCCGCCGAAATGCGCGCGGGAGCCGCGTATGCACATTCGCTTCTGGCGCTAGATACGATGCGTCAGGAAGATGGCAAGGAAAGCTAA